In the genome of Desulfuromonas sp. DDH964, one region contains:
- the aspS gene encoding aspartate--tRNA ligase: protein MNDIFGDWKRSHYCGMVTAAQIGQEVCLTGWVQRRRDHGGLIFIDLRDREGIVQLALDPDRDPEAHTKADRVRNEYVVAIKGIVSPRPAGTVNPKMKTGEVEVEVREMRILNTAKTPPFMLDEFTEVAENIRLKYRYLDLRRPAIQQNLMLRYQVTRTVRRYLDAEGFLDIETPVLTKSTPEGARDYLVPSRVNPGTFYALPQSPQLFKQLLMVSGFDRYFQIVKCFRDEDLRADRQPEFTQIDCEMSFVGRDDVIAVMEGMIAAIFKETIGVAVPLPMPRMTYAEALDRFGVDNPDLRFDLELVGLSDLVEGCGFKVFADAVAGGGQVKAINVKGGASLSRKELDDLTEFVKIYGAKGMAWVKMTEEGWQSPIAKFFSADELAAINQRLGAELGDLLLFGADSYKVVNESLGRLRGHLGHKLGLAKKDEYRFVWVTDFPLLEWDAEARRHVAVHHPFTAPMDEDLALLDSDPGKARAKAYDLVLNGSEIGGGSIRIHDQAIQSRMFDLMGIGEEEARMKFGFLLDALEFGAPPHGGIAFGLDRLTMILTGSDSIRDVIAFPKTQKATCLMSEAPGEVDEKQLRELAIRTVTRAK from the coding sequence TTGAACGACATTTTCGGCGATTGGAAACGAAGCCATTACTGCGGCATGGTCACCGCCGCCCAGATTGGCCAGGAAGTCTGCCTGACCGGCTGGGTGCAGCGCCGTCGCGACCACGGTGGCCTGATTTTCATCGACCTGCGCGACCGCGAAGGGATCGTGCAACTCGCCCTTGACCCGGACCGTGACCCCGAAGCCCACACCAAGGCCGACCGGGTTCGCAACGAGTATGTCGTCGCCATCAAGGGGATCGTCTCGCCACGGCCCGCCGGAACCGTCAATCCGAAGATGAAGACCGGCGAGGTCGAGGTCGAGGTGCGCGAGATGCGAATCCTCAATACGGCCAAGACCCCCCCGTTCATGCTCGACGAGTTCACCGAGGTCGCCGAAAATATCCGCCTCAAGTACCGCTATCTCGACCTGCGCCGGCCGGCCATCCAGCAGAACCTGATGCTGCGCTACCAGGTTACGCGCACCGTCCGTCGCTACCTCGACGCCGAGGGCTTCCTCGACATCGAAACCCCGGTACTGACCAAGAGCACCCCGGAAGGGGCGCGCGATTACCTGGTGCCGAGCCGGGTCAATCCTGGAACTTTTTATGCTCTCCCCCAGTCCCCCCAGCTCTTCAAGCAGCTACTGATGGTCTCCGGTTTTGACCGCTACTTCCAGATCGTCAAATGCTTCCGCGATGAGGATCTGCGCGCCGATCGCCAGCCCGAGTTCACCCAGATCGACTGCGAGATGAGCTTTGTCGGCCGCGACGACGTCATTGCCGTCATGGAGGGGATGATCGCCGCCATCTTCAAGGAAACGATCGGCGTCGCGGTCCCGCTGCCGATGCCCCGCATGACCTACGCCGAAGCCCTCGACCGCTTCGGGGTCGACAACCCCGATCTGCGGTTCGATCTCGAACTGGTCGGACTCTCCGATCTGGTGGAGGGGTGCGGCTTCAAGGTCTTCGCCGATGCCGTCGCCGGCGGTGGCCAGGTCAAGGCGATCAACGTCAAGGGGGGCGCCAGCCTCTCGCGCAAGGAGCTCGACGATCTCACCGAGTTCGTCAAGATCTACGGCGCCAAGGGGATGGCCTGGGTAAAAATGACCGAGGAGGGGTGGCAGTCCCCCATCGCCAAGTTCTTTAGCGCGGACGAGCTTGCGGCGATCAACCAGCGCCTCGGCGCCGAGTTGGGAGACCTGCTCCTCTTTGGCGCCGACTCCTACAAGGTGGTCAACGAATCCCTCGGCCGCCTGCGCGGCCACCTCGGCCACAAGCTCGGTCTCGCCAAAAAGGACGAATACCGTTTCGTCTGGGTGACCGACTTCCCGCTCCTGGAGTGGGATGCCGAGGCCCGCCGCCACGTCGCCGTCCATCATCCTTTCACCGCGCCGATGGATGAAGACCTTGCCCTGCTCGACTCCGATCCCGGCAAGGCGCGGGCCAAGGCCTATGACCTCGTCCTCAACGGTTCGGAGATCGGCGGCGGCTCGATCCGTATCCACGACCAGGCGATCCAGAGCCGCATGTTCGACCTGATGGGGATCGGCGAGGAGGAGGCGCGGATGAAATTCGGCTTCCTCCTCGACGCCCTCGAATTCGGGGCCCCGCCCCATGGCGGCATCGCCTTCGGTCTCGATCGTTTGACCATGATCCTGACCGGCTCCGATTCGATCCGCGACGTCATCGCCTTCCCCAAGACCCAGAAAGCGACCTGCCTGATGTCCGAAGCCCCGGGTGAAGTCGACGAAAAACAGCTGCGCGAGTTGGCCATCCGCACCGTGACCCGGGCGAAATGA
- a CDS encoding 2-oxoacid:ferredoxin oxidoreductase subunit beta, which yields MAYDYDKFLRPGKLPHIWCPGCGHGIVMKGMLRAIDACGLEKDNTAIVSGIGCASRMPGYVDFNTLHTAHGRAAAFATGVKMAKPEMNVIVVGGDGDGTAIGGNHFIHACRRNIDMTYVIMNNSIYGMTGGQFSPCTPTGAKASTTPYGNPDPTFDISKLAIGAGATFVARTTAFHATQIDKLVAEGIRHKGMAVIEVLDDCPTTYGRRNKFRSVVDMMKRLKEIAVPVAAAAKMTAEQLEGKVLTGVLYKEDKPEYCEQYAQVIAKAQGA from the coding sequence ATGGCTTACGATTACGATAAATTCCTGCGCCCCGGAAAATTGCCCCACATCTGGTGCCCCGGCTGCGGCCACGGCATCGTCATGAAGGGGATGCTGCGGGCCATCGATGCTTGCGGTCTGGAGAAAGACAACACCGCCATCGTTTCCGGTATCGGCTGCGCCAGCCGCATGCCCGGCTACGTTGACTTCAACACCCTGCACACCGCTCACGGACGGGCTGCGGCCTTCGCCACCGGCGTCAAGATGGCCAAGCCGGAGATGAACGTCATTGTCGTCGGCGGCGACGGCGACGGCACCGCCATCGGCGGCAACCACTTCATCCACGCCTGCCGCCGCAACATCGACATGACCTACGTCATCATGAACAACAGCATCTACGGGATGACCGGCGGCCAGTTCTCCCCCTGCACCCCGACCGGCGCCAAGGCCTCCACCACCCCCTACGGCAACCCCGACCCGACCTTCGACATCAGCAAGCTGGCGATCGGCGCCGGTGCGACCTTCGTCGCCCGCACCACCGCCTTCCACGCCACCCAGATCGACAAGCTGGTGGCCGAAGGGATCAGGCACAAGGGGATGGCGGTCATTGAAGTCCTCGACGACTGTCCGACCACCTATGGCCGGCGCAACAAGTTCCGCAGCGTCGTTGACATGATGAAGCGCCTCAAGGAGATCGCCGTGCCGGTCGCCGCTGCCGCCAAGATGACCGCCGAGCAACTCGAAGGCAAGGTCCTCACCGGGGTCCTCTACAAGGAAGACAAGCCGGAATATTGTGAGCAGTATGCCCAGGTCATTGCCAAGGCGCAGGGCGCCTGA
- a CDS encoding NADP-dependent isocitrate dehydrogenase, protein MTTKNATIIWSEIDEAPALATYALLPIVQKFLKGSGVNVETRDISLSGRIIANFPDHLTEAQKIPDYLTQLGELTQDPTANIIKLPNVSASIPQLQAAIKELQEKGYKIPDYPEEPKNDAEKALQARFAKCLGSAVNPVLREGNSDRRAAASVKKFAQKNPHRMMKPWPAGSKTRVAHMNGNDFYGSETSVTVKDATTVKYEFVGKDGSVTVLKEKLALQAGEVLDSSSMNMTALRKFYAEQIEAAKKDGVLLSLHLKATMMKISDPYIFGQCVTVFYKDVFDKYGDVFKELGVNVSNGLGDVYAKIKRLPEAKRAEIEAAIMDVYKTRPALAMVDSRKGITNLHVPNDVIIDASMPVVVRDGGQMWNLADELQDTVAMIPDRCYATIYQTIIEDCQKHGQFNPATMGHTSNVGLMAQKAEEYGSHDKTFFAPGDGKIRVVDASGAVLLEQTVEKGDVFRSCQTKDAPIRDWVKLAVTRAKASGAPAIFWLDEQRGHDAQIINKVNTYLKDHDTTGLDIRIMKPVDAMKFACERARKGLDTITVTGNALRDYLTDLFPILELGTSARMLSIVPLLAGGGLFETGAGGSAPKHVEQFLKEGHLRWDSLGEYCALVPSLEHIANRNNDPTVQLFADTLDEGITKYLENAKAPSRKVNEIDNRGSSFYLALYWAQALAAQSKNAELKARFTKVAADLASNEAKINAELLAAQGKPVDIGGYYRPDVAKTTAAMRPSATLNAIIDAL, encoded by the coding sequence ATGACAACGAAGAACGCAACGATTATCTGGTCGGAGATCGACGAAGCCCCCGCCCTGGCGACCTACGCCCTCCTCCCGATCGTACAGAAATTCCTCAAGGGATCCGGCGTTAATGTCGAGACCCGGGATATCTCCCTTTCCGGCAGAATCATCGCCAACTTTCCCGACCACCTGACCGAAGCGCAGAAAATTCCCGACTACCTCACCCAGCTGGGCGAGCTGACCCAGGACCCCACCGCCAACATCATCAAACTGCCGAACGTCAGCGCCTCCATTCCCCAGTTGCAGGCCGCCATCAAGGAACTGCAGGAGAAGGGCTACAAGATCCCCGACTACCCGGAAGAGCCGAAAAACGACGCCGAGAAAGCCCTGCAGGCCCGCTTCGCCAAGTGCCTGGGGAGTGCCGTCAACCCGGTGCTGCGGGAAGGGAACTCCGACCGCCGGGCCGCGGCTTCGGTCAAGAAGTTCGCCCAGAAGAATCCCCACCGCATGATGAAACCCTGGCCGGCCGGCTCCAAAACCCGCGTCGCCCACATGAACGGCAACGATTTCTACGGCAGCGAGACCTCCGTCACCGTCAAGGATGCCACCACGGTCAAATACGAGTTCGTTGGCAAAGACGGCAGCGTCACCGTACTCAAGGAGAAGCTGGCCCTGCAGGCGGGTGAGGTCCTCGACTCCTCTTCCATGAACATGACCGCCCTGCGCAAGTTCTACGCCGAGCAGATCGAGGCGGCCAAGAAGGACGGCGTCCTCCTCTCCCTGCACCTCAAAGCGACCATGATGAAGATCTCCGATCCCTACATCTTCGGTCAGTGCGTCACCGTCTTCTACAAGGATGTCTTTGACAAGTACGGCGATGTTTTCAAGGAACTGGGCGTGAATGTCAGCAACGGTCTCGGCGATGTCTATGCCAAAATCAAGCGCCTCCCGGAAGCCAAGCGGGCCGAGATCGAAGCGGCCATCATGGATGTCTACAAGACCCGACCCGCCCTGGCGATGGTCGACTCCCGCAAAGGGATCACCAATCTGCATGTCCCCAACGACGTCATCATCGATGCCTCGATGCCGGTCGTGGTTCGCGACGGCGGCCAGATGTGGAACCTGGCGGACGAACTGCAGGACACCGTGGCGATGATCCCCGACCGCTGCTACGCCACCATCTACCAGACCATCATTGAAGACTGCCAGAAACACGGCCAGTTCAACCCGGCGACCATGGGGCACACCTCCAACGTCGGCCTGATGGCGCAAAAAGCCGAGGAATACGGCTCCCACGACAAGACCTTCTTCGCCCCCGGCGACGGCAAAATCCGCGTCGTCGATGCCTCCGGCGCCGTCCTGCTCGAACAGACTGTCGAAAAGGGCGATGTCTTCCGCTCCTGCCAGACCAAGGACGCCCCGATCCGCGACTGGGTCAAACTCGCCGTGACTCGCGCCAAGGCCTCCGGTGCCCCGGCTATCTTCTGGCTCGATGAGCAGCGCGGCCACGACGCCCAGATCATCAACAAGGTCAACACCTACCTGAAGGACCATGACACCACCGGCCTCGACATCCGTATCATGAAACCGGTCGATGCCATGAAATTCGCCTGTGAGCGCGCCCGCAAGGGCCTCGACACCATCACCGTGACCGGCAACGCGCTGCGCGACTATTTGACCGACCTCTTCCCGATTCTCGAACTCGGCACCAGCGCCCGCATGCTCTCCATCGTTCCGCTGCTGGCCGGTGGCGGCCTCTTCGAAACCGGCGCCGGCGGCTCCGCACCCAAGCATGTCGAGCAGTTCCTCAAGGAAGGCCATCTGCGCTGGGATTCCCTCGGCGAATACTGCGCCCTGGTTCCGTCGCTGGAGCACATCGCCAACCGCAACAACGACCCCACCGTGCAGCTCTTTGCCGATACCCTCGATGAAGGGATCACCAAGTACCTCGAGAACGCCAAGGCGCCGTCCCGCAAGGTGAACGAGATCGACAACCGCGGCAGCAGCTTCTACCTGGCGCTCTACTGGGCCCAGGCCCTGGCCGCGCAAAGCAAAAACGCGGAACTGAAAGCCCGCTTCACCAAGGTGGCCGCCGACCTCGCGAGCAACGAAGCGAAGATCAACGCCGAGCTGCTGGCGGCGCAGGGCAAGCCGGTCGACATCGGCGGTTACTACCGCCCCGATGTCGCCAAGACTACGGCGGCCATGCGACCGAGCGCGACCCTGAACGCGATCATCGACGCCCTTTAA
- a CDS encoding 2-oxoacid:acceptor oxidoreductase family protein, producing the protein MAKRYEIRFSGAGGQGLITAGIILAEAASIIEGKHAVQSQSYGPEARGGASKSEVIIADGPIDYPKATIVDACLAMTQEAADKYANGIKPGGLLLLDSDFVKNEPKGDFKVIKMPIMRTAKEDLGREIVANVVALGAMIALTDVVSRESGEQAVLRKVPEAFKDLNKKAYSLGFEKVKELLK; encoded by the coding sequence ATGGCAAAAAGATATGAAATTCGCTTTTCCGGTGCCGGCGGCCAGGGTCTGATCACTGCCGGCATCATCCTCGCCGAGGCGGCCTCGATCATCGAGGGGAAACACGCCGTCCAGTCGCAGAGCTATGGCCCTGAAGCCAGAGGCGGCGCCTCCAAGTCGGAAGTCATCATCGCCGACGGCCCCATCGATTACCCCAAGGCGACCATCGTCGACGCCTGCCTGGCGATGACCCAGGAAGCCGCCGACAAGTACGCCAACGGCATCAAACCCGGCGGCCTCCTCCTCCTCGATTCGGACTTCGTAAAGAATGAGCCGAAGGGGGACTTCAAGGTCATCAAGATGCCGATCATGCGCACCGCCAAGGAAGACCTCGGGCGCGAGATCGTCGCCAACGTGGTGGCGCTGGGCGCCATGATCGCCCTGACCGATGTTGTTTCCCGGGAATCGGGCGAGCAGGCGGTCCTGCGCAAGGTTCCGGAAGCCTTCAAGGACCTGAACAAGAAGGCCTACAGCCTCGGTTTTGAAAAGGTGAAGGAACTGCTGAAGTAG
- a CDS encoding 2-oxoacid:acceptor oxidoreductase subunit alpha has protein sequence MAKKVALLQGNEACAQGAVYAGCNFFGGYPITPSTEVAEVLSNELPKTGGKFIQMEDEIGAMASVIGAALTGAKALTATSGPGVSLKQELIGYACIAEVPCVIINVMRGGPSTGMPTGPGQSDVQQAKWGTHGDHATIALVPASCQEIFTETVRAFNLAEKYRMPVQVLYDEIVGHMRERIEFPEPGELEVIDRAKPTVTPDKYKPYDTSFGDVPPLAAFGSGYRFHVTGLNKAQDGFPTTKAEYVDAEERRQIRKVEGEAARADIEKYEEYLVDDAEVVIFAYGSTSRSARYAVNELRKEGIKAGLFRPITLWPFPEKRIAEIGKKVKGIVVPELNLGQMNLEVERVVKGSCPVLHIGRVDGEPINPGQIMDKVKEVK, from the coding sequence GTGGCTAAAAAAGTTGCTCTGTTGCAGGGGAACGAAGCGTGCGCCCAGGGTGCCGTTTATGCCGGATGTAATTTCTTCGGCGGTTACCCCATTACCCCCTCCACCGAGGTTGCGGAAGTTCTCTCCAATGAACTCCCCAAGACTGGTGGCAAATTCATCCAGATGGAAGACGAGATCGGCGCCATGGCGTCGGTCATCGGCGCCGCGCTGACCGGTGCCAAGGCCCTGACCGCAACGTCGGGTCCCGGCGTCTCCCTCAAGCAGGAACTGATCGGCTACGCCTGCATCGCCGAGGTTCCCTGCGTCATCATCAACGTCATGCGCGGTGGCCCGTCGACCGGCATGCCGACCGGCCCCGGCCAGTCCGACGTCCAGCAGGCCAAGTGGGGGACCCACGGCGACCACGCTACCATCGCCCTGGTCCCGGCTTCCTGTCAGGAGATCTTCACCGAGACGGTGCGCGCCTTCAACCTCGCCGAGAAGTACCGCATGCCGGTCCAGGTCCTCTACGACGAAATCGTCGGCCACATGCGCGAGCGTATCGAGTTCCCCGAGCCCGGCGAACTCGAGGTGATCGACCGCGCCAAACCGACCGTCACCCCCGACAAATACAAGCCCTATGATACCTCCTTTGGCGACGTTCCGCCGCTGGCGGCCTTCGGCTCCGGCTACCGCTTCCATGTCACCGGCCTCAACAAGGCCCAGGACGGCTTCCCGACCACCAAGGCAGAATATGTCGACGCCGAAGAGCGCCGCCAGATCCGCAAGGTCGAAGGCGAAGCAGCCCGCGCCGATATCGAGAAGTACGAGGAGTACCTGGTCGATGACGCCGAGGTGGTGATCTTCGCCTACGGTTCCACTTCCCGCAGCGCCCGCTATGCCGTCAACGAACTGCGCAAGGAAGGGATCAAGGCTGGCCTCTTCCGCCCCATCACCCTCTGGCCCTTCCCGGAAAAACGCATCGCCGAAATCGGCAAGAAGGTCAAGGGGATCGTCGTCCCCGAGCTCAACCTTGGCCAGATGAACCTCGAGGTGGAACGCGTCGTCAAGGGTAGCTGCCCGGTCCTGCACATCGGCCGCGTCGACGGTGAGCCGATCAATCCCGGCCAGATCATGGACAAAGTCAAGGAGGTCAAGTAA
- a CDS encoding LysM peptidoglycan-binding domain-containing protein — translation MKRLCCLILLLFVSGGCAQPPQAELAAARDALARAYAAGASRLASDDYQIAERALQDGEALVHDGDYGAARELLPFATLRARRALVLAHSADEQLRRAELERRERAIAAARQRQLQQAASPPPSKPDRKAPPKPPPPPQTSYTVGEGESLYSIAAQPQVYDDPLLWPLLYKANRDQIRDPRQIYSGQVLTIPRGLSTAELDEARQKAKQSDVFPPGAPISVPGSQNGQ, via the coding sequence GTGAAACGTCTTTGTTGTCTCATTCTGCTGCTTTTTGTCAGCGGCGGCTGCGCCCAGCCGCCGCAGGCCGAACTTGCGGCCGCCCGGGACGCCCTCGCCCGCGCCTACGCGGCCGGCGCCAGCCGCCTGGCCAGCGACGATTACCAGATTGCCGAACGCGCCCTGCAAGATGGCGAGGCGCTGGTTCACGATGGTGACTACGGCGCCGCCCGGGAACTCCTCCCCTTTGCCACCCTGCGCGCCCGACGGGCCCTGGTCCTCGCCCACAGTGCCGACGAACAACTCCGCCGCGCTGAGCTCGAAAGGCGCGAGCGGGCCATTGCGGCGGCGCGTCAGCGTCAACTGCAGCAGGCCGCCTCGCCCCCCCCATCAAAACCGGACCGGAAGGCACCGCCCAAACCGCCCCCCCCGCCGCAGACCTCCTACACCGTGGGCGAGGGGGAGTCGCTCTACAGCATCGCCGCCCAGCCCCAGGTCTACGACGACCCGCTGCTCTGGCCGCTCTTGTACAAAGCGAACCGGGACCAGATCAGGGACCCTCGCCAGATCTACTCCGGCCAGGTCCTGACCATTCCCCGGGGGCTCTCCACTGCGGAGCTGGATGAGGCCCGGCAGAAGGCGAAGCAGTCCGACGTTTTCCCCCCCGGCGCTCCAATTTCAGTCCCGGGGTCGCAGAATGGGCAATAA
- a CDS encoding 4Fe-4S binding protein, with product MSSPKIEVIERYCKGCSICVEFCPTKVLEMDAFLVKVARPEACIACMQCELRCPDFAIKVTK from the coding sequence ATGAGCAGTCCGAAAATCGAGGTTATCGAAAGGTACTGCAAGGGGTGCAGCATTTGTGTCGAATTCTGCCCCACCAAGGTCCTGGAGATGGATGCGTTTCTGGTCAAGGTCGCCCGCCCTGAGGCCTGCATCGCCTGCATGCAGTGCGAGTTGCGGTGCCCCGACTTTGCCATCAAAGTTACCAAATAA
- the mdh gene encoding malate dehydrogenase translates to MARPKIALIGGGQIGGVLAQLCALRELGDVVLFDIVEGLPQGKCLDIAEAAPVDGFDVNLKGTNDYADIAGANVVIVTAGLPRKPGMSRDDLIEVNSKIMTSVAEGIKKHAPNSFVIIISNPLDAMVTLCQKVTGFPYNRVIGQAGVLDSARFKAFIAWELGVSVKDVVAMTLGGHGDDMVPLVRYASVQGIPVMELLEQKYKSAAKAKEVMEAMVKRTRGAGGEVVALLKTGSAFYSPASSAIAMAESILKDSKRVLPTCVYLNGEFGVKGYFVGVPTVLGANGVEQILQFKLDAEEQAMMDKSVAAVKGLVDSMK, encoded by the coding sequence ATGGCAAGACCAAAAATCGCTCTTATCGGTGGTGGTCAGATTGGTGGCGTTCTTGCTCAGCTTTGCGCCCTGCGCGAACTGGGTGACGTGGTGCTGTTCGACATCGTCGAAGGCCTCCCCCAGGGCAAATGCCTCGACATCGCCGAAGCCGCCCCGGTCGACGGTTTCGACGTCAACCTGAAAGGGACCAACGACTACGCCGACATCGCCGGCGCCAACGTTGTCATCGTCACCGCCGGCCTGCCGCGCAAACCGGGCATGAGCCGCGATGACCTGATCGAGGTCAACAGCAAGATCATGACCTCGGTGGCCGAGGGGATCAAAAAGCACGCCCCCAACTCCTTCGTCATCATCATCTCCAACCCCCTCGACGCCATGGTCACCCTCTGCCAGAAGGTCACCGGCTTCCCTTACAATCGCGTCATCGGTCAGGCCGGCGTCCTCGACTCCGCCCGCTTCAAGGCCTTCATCGCCTGGGAACTCGGCGTCTCGGTCAAGGATGTGGTGGCGATGACCCTCGGCGGCCATGGCGACGACATGGTGCCGCTGGTTCGCTATGCCAGCGTCCAGGGGATTCCGGTGATGGAACTGCTGGAGCAGAAATACAAGAGCGCGGCCAAGGCCAAGGAAGTGATGGAAGCCATGGTCAAGCGTACCCGCGGCGCCGGCGGTGAAGTTGTCGCCCTGCTCAAGACCGGCAGCGCCTTCTACAGCCCGGCCTCCTCGGCCATCGCCATGGCCGAGTCGATCCTCAAGGATTCCAAGCGCGTCCTGCCGACCTGCGTTTACCTCAACGGTGAGTTCGGGGTCAAGGGCTACTTCGTCGGCGTCCCGACGGTCCTCGGCGCCAACGGCGTCGAGCAGATCCTCCAGTTCAAACTCGACGCCGAAGAGCAGGCGATGATGGACAAGTCGGTTGCGGCCGTCAAGGGTCTCGTCGACAGCATGAAATAA
- a CDS encoding class 1 fructose-bisphosphatase: MNTEPGRTKFQIDLRRHLREREEDRDLTRVICEIATASRYVINAIRTGDLGVAGTSNLYGEEQLALDVLSDRILRKRLIHSGVVATIASEETPEIINVNLNGKYSIAYDPLDGSSLVDVNLAVGTIVGIYRGDNVLQRGRTLVAAMYILYGPRATLVYSTGNGVHEFAMNALMEYTLIQENVTMKPSGSIYSPGGQRNKYTPGVEKFVTSLEEKGAKLRYSGGFVPDINQVLIKGQGLFMYPHLKDAPKGKLRLLYELNPMAFLIEQAGGKASNGRERILDILPEGIDHREPVFIGSSEDVERAEKFVAEFG; the protein is encoded by the coding sequence TTGAATACTGAACCCGGGCGTACCAAATTTCAGATTGACCTGCGTCGTCACCTGCGGGAGCGGGAAGAAGATCGCGACCTTACCAGAGTGATCTGCGAGATTGCCACGGCATCGCGTTATGTCATCAACGCCATTCGTACCGGCGACCTCGGCGTAGCGGGTACCTCGAATCTCTATGGCGAGGAGCAACTTGCCCTCGATGTCCTCTCCGATCGCATTTTGCGGAAACGGCTGATCCACTCGGGGGTAGTCGCGACCATCGCCTCCGAAGAAACCCCGGAAATTATCAATGTCAACCTCAATGGCAAGTACTCAATCGCCTATGATCCCCTCGACGGCTCTTCCCTGGTCGATGTCAACCTCGCGGTTGGTACCATCGTCGGCATTTACCGCGGCGACAATGTCCTCCAGCGCGGCCGGACCCTGGTGGCCGCCATGTATATCCTCTACGGACCCCGGGCGACGCTGGTCTATTCGACCGGCAACGGTGTTCATGAATTCGCGATGAACGCCCTGATGGAATATACCCTGATCCAGGAAAATGTGACGATGAAGCCATCGGGGTCGATCTACTCCCCGGGTGGGCAGCGCAACAAGTACACTCCGGGCGTTGAGAAGTTTGTCACCTCCCTGGAAGAGAAGGGGGCCAAGCTCCGCTACAGCGGCGGCTTCGTCCCGGATATCAACCAGGTGCTGATCAAGGGGCAGGGCCTCTTTATGTATCCGCACCTGAAGGATGCCCCCAAGGGGAAGCTGCGGCTGCTTTATGAACTCAACCCGATGGCCTTTCTGATCGAACAGGCCGGCGGCAAGGCTTCCAATGGCCGGGAGCGGATTCTGGACATTCTCCCGGAAGGGATCGATCATCGGGAGCCGGTCTTTATCGGCAGCAGTGAAGATGTCGAGCGGGCCGAGAAGTTCGTCGCCGAATTCGGCTGA